CACACACAGACACCCTCGGTCCGCTTCGCCTCGGGTTCGTCTGCGTGCAGAACGCAGGCCGGAGCCAGATCGCCGCCGCGCTCGCCGAAACCCAAGTTCAGGTTCAGATGCGAAGTGACATCGAGATCGTTTCTGGTGGGACCGATCCCGCTGTCGCGATACATCCGACCGTCATAGAGGTGATGTCTGAGAAAGGCTACGACTTATCTGACCGGTCACCGACGAAGATCACCCGTGAGTCGCTCGAGGCGTGCGATTTTATCGTATTGATGGGCTGTGCACTGTCAATCGAGGACCTTCCACCCGGAGTCGTCGTTCGAGACTGGGGGTTTGTCGACCCAGTAGACTCCGATCGGGAGTCTGTCTGGGCGATCAGTACCGAAATCGAACAGCAGGTGATCGAACTTTTCGACGAGCTGCCGACACAGGCGGAGCGTCGCGCGAACTACGTAACACATGAATGAGAACACAGAATCCGAACCGCTGAGAATTGCCTTCGTCTGCGTGCAGAACGCAGGTCGCTCGCAGATGGCCTACGCGCTCGCACAGCGAGAAGTTGAACAGCGAGGACTCCAGGACGAAATCGAAATCATAACTGGTGGAACACGCCCTGCTGACCATGTCCACGACGAGGTGGTTCGGGCGATGCACGCAGTTGGCATCGATATCTCGGGACGGACACCTCGGGAGATCGCGTTCGAGGAAACACAGGGGAGCGATTACGTCATCACGATGGGTTGTTCGGCCGACGACGTCTGTCCCGCGGGATGGGCGGGCGAGAACCGTGACTGGAATCTCGACGACCCGGACGGGAAGTCGGCTGCTGAGGTCGGTCGCATCCGCGACGAAATCGAACGACGGGTAAACGACCTCTTCGATGAACTCGGATCGACGTAGCAACCCTCGTCACACCGATCGGTACCTGCGGTGTTGATCTCGTTGTTCTATCTTAGACGCAGATATGAGGCACTCTTGACCCTGTTTTGGCTCAACACTTGGTAATGTCCCAATCCCCAAAGTCTAACCGAACCGTGTTTCGTCGGATTGCACGGCAGTCACACGTTGATTAT
The sequence above is a segment of the Halobaculum roseum genome. Coding sequences within it:
- a CDS encoding low molecular weight phosphatase family protein, with amino-acid sequence MGEPLMVSHTDTLGPLRLGFVCVQNAGRSQIAAALAETQVQVQMRSDIEIVSGGTDPAVAIHPTVIEVMSEKGYDLSDRSPTKITRESLEACDFIVLMGCALSIEDLPPGVVVRDWGFVDPVDSDRESVWAISTEIEQQVIELFDELPTQAERRANYVTHE
- a CDS encoding low molecular weight phosphatase family protein — protein: MNENTESEPLRIAFVCVQNAGRSQMAYALAQREVEQRGLQDEIEIITGGTRPADHVHDEVVRAMHAVGIDISGRTPREIAFEETQGSDYVITMGCSADDVCPAGWAGENRDWNLDDPDGKSAAEVGRIRDEIERRVNDLFDELGST